CAGCTTTGCAGCCGGGCCGGCGGGCGCGAGTGTCCCAGGCTGGCGACGGCGAAGGGGATCGCCAGCGGCGCATAGGTTAGCCCGGAGAGGGGCGGACTCTGCCCCAGGCCCGACTGCAGGTAGAAGCTGAAGGCAAAAAGAAAGCCGCCATAGGCCGCGAAGCTGGCGAAGCGCGGCGATTACGCGGCAGGTAATGGCCCGCGGCCGGGAAGGCGTGACGCGGCGCGCCGCGGCGTGCGGCTCTGCAACGCCGATCACAGTTTTGGCCGCGCGATCTGCAAGTTTTCGGCAACGTGACGGCCAAAGGGCTTGGAAGTGTTATAAGCAACGGCTATACTAGGAATTGAAGCGGTCTATGGTGTCCGCCGGATTGTGGTATGGACGAGTTCGACGTAGCGATCCTCGGCGGCGGCCCCGGCGGCTACGTGGCCGCGATTCGCGCCGCCCAACTCAAGCTCAAGACCGCGCTGATCGAGCGCGACGAGGTCGGCGGCATCTGCCTGAACTGGGGCTGCATCCCCTCAAAGGCGCTGCTGCGCAACGCCGAGATTCTCTCGCTCGTCCATCATGCCACGGAGTACGGCATTCGCGCCGACGGCGTGCAGGCCGATTTCGGCGCCGCCATCGACCGCAGCCGCGGCGTCGTGGATCGCATGGTCAAGGGCGTGCAGTTCCTGCTGCGCAAGCACGGCGTGCAGACCTTCAAGAGCACCGGCACGCTGCGCTCGCCCGGCGAGGTCGAGCTCGGCGACGGGCAGACCCTCAAGGCGAAGCAGATCATCCTCGCCACGGGCGCCCGTGCCCGTGAGCTGCCCGGCATCGCCATCGACAGCGAGCGCGTGATCACCAGCCGCGAGGCGCTGGCGCGCAAGCAACTCCCCGCCTCCGCCGTGATCATCGGCGCCGGGCCGGTGGGCATGGAGTTCGCCTACGTCTGGCGCAGCTACGGCACGGAGATCACGATCGTCGAGGCGCTGCCGCACCTGCTGCCCCAGGAAGACGAGGAGATCTCCGCCATCGCCGAAAAAGAGTTCGCGAAGCAGGGCATGACCATCCTCACCGGCGCGAAGGTCGTCTCCGCGCGGGCGCACGCCAACGAGGGCGGCGCCGAGGTCGAAGTCGAGACGGCGCAGGGTCCGCAGAAGCTGCAGGCCGAGCTGGCGCTGGTCGGCATCGGCGTGCAGGGCAACAGCGACGGCCTCGGGCTTGAGGCGCTGGGCGTGCGCGTCGAGCGCTCCTTCGTGCCCGTCGATGCGACGATGGCGACCAACGTGCCGGGCATCTACGCGATCGGCGACCTCACCGGGCCGCCGCTTTTGGCGCACGTCGCCTCGGCGCAGGGCGTCAACTGCGTGGAGATCATCGCCGGTCTGCAGCCGCCGGCGCTGGACTACGAGCAGATGCCCCGTGCGACCTACTGCCAGCCCGAAGTTGCCAGCATCGGCCTTACCGAGGCGCAGGCGCGCGAGCGCGGGCTGAAGTTCTCTATCGGGCGCTTCCCCTTCCGCGCCAACGGCCGCGCCCTGGCGCTGGCCGAGCCGGAGGGCCTGGTCAAGCTGTTGGCCGAGCAGGGCAGCGGCGACCTGCTGGGCGTGCACCTGATCGGCCCCGGCGTCACCGAGCTGTTGGGCGAGCTGTCGCTGGCACGCTCGCTGGAGGCGACGCCGGCCACGCTGGGCTACGCGGTGCACGCGCACCCCACGCTGTCCGAAGCTGTGAAGGAGGCCGCCCTCTCCGCGCGGGGCGAAGTGATTCATGCCTGGCAGGGCTAGACGCGGCCGAACGAGGGATTCACGGCGCGGCAACGCGCTCCCGCTGAACGGTGGATCGGGGCGGCAGAAGGACGGTGGCAATGACGGCGATCGCACACATTGAACAGAACGGCAACGGCGCAGCGAGGGGAAGCACTCCCCCGGCGTCCACGACTTCCACAAACATGGTGAACACCATGACGGCGCTTCCGCAGAGCACGGTGGCCGAGGCGCGGCCGTCCGACAGCCAGCTCGTCGACTTCTTCCACCAGATGCAGCTCATCCGCCGCTTCGAAGAACGCGCGGCCGAGCAGTATACGCGGCGGCGCATCGGCGGCTTCCTGCACCTGTACGTCGGTGAAGAGGCCGTCGCGGCGGGCACGATCATCCGCCTGCGCCCCGACGACTACATCGTCACGCACTACCGCGACCACGGCCACGCCCTGGCCCGCGGCCTCGACCCGAACGCGGTGATGGCCGAGCTGTTCGGCCGCTCCACCGGCGTGAGCCGCGGCAAGGGCGGCTCGATGCACCTCTACGACGCCGACCGCCATTTCCTCGGCGGCTACGCGATCGTCGCCGGGCACCTGCCGATCGCCTGCGGCCTGGGCATGGCCTGCCAGGCGGAGCGGAACGGCCGCATCTGCCTCTGCATCTTCGGCGACGGCGCCGTGAACGAGGGCGAGTTCCACGAGGCGCTGAACCTCGCCTCGCTCTGGAAGCTGCCGGTGATCTTCCTCTGCGAAAACAACCTCTACGGCATGGGCACGGCGCTGGCCGCGGCCTCGGCCACGAGCGAGCTGTACAAGTTCGCCGAGGCCTATCACATCCCCGGCGCCCGCTGCGACGGCATGGACGTGAAGGACTGCTACCGCGCCATGGGCGACGCGCTCGATCACGTTCGCTCCGGCGCCGGGCCGTACTTCCTGGAGGCGATGACGTATCGCTTCCGCGGCCACTCGATGGCCGACCCGGAGCTGTACCGCTCCAAGGAAGAGGTCGCGCAGTGGCGCCAGAAGGACCCGATCGTGACCCTGCGTGACGATCTGGTCGCCCGCGGCGTGCTCAGTGAACAGCAAGCGCAGCAGATCGAGCAGCGCGTCGAGGATGAAGTCGAGGCCGCGGTCGAGTTCGCCGAGCACAGCCCCAACCCGGACCCGCGCGAGCTGTTCACCGACATCTACGCCGAGAGCAGCCGCAGCCACGTCGCCCGCCATCTGCGCAGCGCCGTGGGCGAGACCACGCACGCCGAAGCGACCGCCTAGCGCCACGAACACCGACAGGAATCAAGCACGATGACCATGAACCTGCTGACCCGCGAAGCCGCGGAGCCCGCCGGCGCCGAAGCCGCGGCCGACGAGCCGTTCGCGCCCGAAGACGCGGTTGAGATGACCGTGCGCGACGCGATCGCGCTCGCCCTGCGCGAGGAACTGATCGCCGACGAGCACGTCTTCCTGATGGGCGAGGATATCGGCGCCTACGGCGGCTCCTACGTCGTCACCAAGGGCTTCTTCGACGAGTTCGGCGACCAGCGCGTGCGCGACACGCCGATCGCCGAGTCCGTGATCGTCGGCTCCGCCATCGGCGCGGCGATGGGCGGCCTCAAGCCGATCGTCGAACTGATGACGATCAACTTCAGCCTGCTGGCGCTCGACCAGATCGTGAACCACGCCGCCAAGATCCTCTACATGTCCGGCGGCCAGGTGAACGTGCCGATCGTTCTGCGCATGGTCACGGGCGGCGGCAGCCAGCTCGGCGCCCAGCACTCGCAGAACCTCGAAGCCTGGTACGCGCGCGTGCCCGGCCTCAAAGTTGTCTGCCCGGCCACGCCCTACGACGCGCTGGGCATGATGCGCAACGCGATTCAAGAGGCGAACCCCTACATCTTCGTCGAGCACAGCCTGCTCTACCGCAACAAGGGGCTGGTGCCGAAGGCGTACTACACCGTGCCGGCGGGCAAATCGATCGTGCGGCGGCGCGGCAAGGACGTGACGCTGGTCGGCTACCTGCGTTCGGCGCACCTCAACCTGGAGGCGGCCGAGATCCTGGCGAAGGACGGCATCGAGGCCGAGGTGATCGACCTGCGCAGCCTGCGCCCGGTCGACCTGGAGCCAGTGATCGCCTCGGTGCAGCGCACCAACCGCGTCGTCGTTTCCGAGGACGCCTGGCTGACCGGCGGCTTCTCCAGCGAGATCTCCTGCCAGGTGCAGGAGCGGGCCTTCGACTTCTTGGACGCGCCGGTGCAGCGCGTCAACGGCGCCGACGTGCCCGCGCCCTACAGCCGCGAGCTGGAAGAGCTGGCCTATCCCAGCACCGAGGACATCGTGCGGGCCGTGCGCTCGGTCCTGTAGCCCTGGCGGTTGTGTCGCCAGCTTCGCCGCCGAGGACTATTCATCGAGCCACGGTTGCGCCCCGCGTGGCCGCGGTCGCCGCGCGGAAAACACAAGCACCGGCCTCAGGCAGTGCGGAGGCCGGTGCTTCCTGTGCAGGGGGGGTGGCCTTAACCGCCCGACGCGGCCACCGCGAAGGGGATCGTCACCGTGTTGCCCGTCTCCTCTTCGTAGAAGACGGCGCGCCACTGGCCGGGCTTCGAGCCGGGCAGGTCGCGGCCCGGCACCATTACGATCGCCGCCGCGCCGGTGTCGTCCACGATGATCGCCTGGTCGACGCCGTCCTTCTGATAGGTGTAGCGCTGCTCGGCGTCATCGAAGAGCACGATGTCCACGCCGTGGCCGGGGGTGAGGCCGGTGACGCTGAAGACGTACTGCGTCGTCATGTTGCCGCCGTCCGGCGCCACCGTGGCGTTGCCGCCGGCGTGCGCCACCCGCGCCAGCGAGAACCAGCAGCAGACGACGAGCACGCCGAACAGCAGCGCCATGCGCCGCAGATTGCTGCCGCTCGGCCGCGCCGCGGCCACGAGCACCCGAGAGCGTTCACCTGGAAACCGTACTGCCATGCTGCACCGCGTCGTGAACTGGGGCATCATGCCCGCTGCCCAACGTGGTGTTCCGCTTGCGGCCGCGCCGATGAAGGCCCGTCCTACCGCGCTGCCTCCCCATCGAAATAGCTGCGCAGCGCTTCGCCGTGGCCGGGGCAGAAGGCCAGGCTCGCCGCCTCGGCCTCCGTCACCCAGCGCATCTCCTGGCCCTCCAGGCAGAACACCGGCTGCCGGCCGTCGTACGCGGCCCAGAAGTAGTGCCGCGGCACGGGAACACCGTTCTTAGCATCGGTGCGGGCCACGATCAGTTTCAGGGCTTCGGGTACGATTCGGTAGCCGGTTTCCTCTTCGATCTCGCGCACGGCGGCGGACAGGGGCTCCTCGCCCGGCTCGATCGCACCGCCGGGGATCGCCCACAGGCCGGGATAGTCGATGCCGGGTGTCTCGTCACGGTGCTGCAGGAGCACGGCGCCGTCGTCGCGCACGAGCAGCAGCAGGGCGCCGCCGGGCAAGCGGCCGGCGCTACTCGTCGTCATCGTCCTCGTCGTCGTCGTCGTCCTGCTGGTGACGCTGGCGCAGAAACTCCTCCAGCTCCTCGACGATCGCGGCGCCGCTGGGCAGGTCGCCGGACGGGCGCTCGACCGGCTCGTCGTCGGCCTGTTCGCCCTGCTCTTCCAACATGCGCACGTAGCGGCGCACGTCGGGATTCTGGTCCACCGCCTCCGCCACCTGGCGCTCGAAGCGGGCGCTGGCGTTGTCCAGCTCCACCAGGTCGAGATCGAGGTCGAAGAGTTGATCCACGTAACGGACGAGCGCGACGAGCGTCTTGGGGTTGGGCGAGACGTTGATGTAGTGCGGCACGTTCGCCCAGATGCTGGCCGTGGGCATGCCGGCGCCGCGGCAGGCGTCCGAGAGCACGCCGACGATGCCCGTCGGCCCTTCGTAGCGCGAGCGGCGCACGCCGAGGTCGGGCCACTGCGCGAAGATCTCGGGGTTGGTCGTGGTGCCCGTCACGCGCACCGGCCGCGAGTGCGGCACGTCGGCCAAAAGCCCGCCCAGCAGCACGAGCGCGCGGGCATTGACCTTGCCGGCCAGCTCCAGGATCGCGGCGGTGAAGCTGTGCCAGTTGAGCGCCGGCTCGCGCCCGGCCATCAGCACCAGGTCGCGCGAAGAGCGGCTGTTGCGGAAGTAGTGGAAGTCGTTCGCCGGCCAGGAGAGCTCGCGCTGCGTGCCCTCGACCAGCTTGATCGTCGGGCGGGTCTCGGTGAAGACGTAGAACTCCTCCGGGTCGATGCCGGCGAAACGCGGCGCGTGAAAGCGCTCGATCAGGTGCTTAACCGCGCCGGTGGCCGACTCGGCCGCGTCGTTCCAGCCGGCGAAGGCGCAGACGATCACCGGCTCACGCAGCGCCGGCACGCGCTCGATCTGCAGCGCGGCGGCGCTCGGTGCGACGGCACGACGGCGGCGCGTGCGTGGGCGCTGCTCCTCGTTGGCGTCGGGCGTGGGTTTTGGCTCTGGCATCTCGCCGCCTTCGTTCGTCGTCTCGCGCGGGCGACCGCCGCGGCCTCGTCCGCCGCCTCTCTCAAGTATAGGTGATGCGCTGCAGCAAGGCTCCGTGCCCGGCAGCCGGCGGCAGATGGCGGCGGCCGGGCAGCCCTCGGCGGATCAACTTCAATCCCTGCCATTCACTTCGCCTATGGAAAATATCCCCATCTATCGGCGTGGCCCGGTACAATGCGAGGCATCGCGGGAAGATCCGAGCGGAGGACGATCGATGGCCACACAAACGACTCCAGAACGGGCGCTGCGCCGCGTCGTGATTCTGGGCGCGAACGGGGCGATGGGCGCCGGTTCGGCCGCGCTGTTTGCGGCCGGCGGCTGCGAGGTCACGCTCGTGGCCCGCGACATCGGCAAGGTCGAGGGAGCACTGGCGGCGATTCAGGGCATCGCGCGATCGGAGCGCATCGCCGACGCGATCGAGGCGATGACCTACGCCGACGGCATGGCCACGGTGCTCGCCGACTGCGACCTGGTGTTCGAATGTCTGGCGGAGGACATGGCGCTCAAGCGCGAGATCCTTGCCGCCGTGGACGCTGCGCGGCCGGCAGATGCGCTGGTGGCCACCGTCTCCTCCGGCCTTTCGATCCGCGCCCTGGCCGAAGGCCGCAGCGCCGGCTTCCGCTCGCACTTCGCCGGTGTGCATCTCTACAACCCGCCGCATATGATGACCGGCGTCGAGCTGATTCCCCACCCGGCGATGCCCGCCGCGCGGCGGCACACGCTCGCCGAGCAACTCAGCACGCGCTTCGGCCGGCAGGTGGTCTTCTGCAGCGACACACCGGCCTTCGCCGGCAACCGCATCGGCTTCAGGCTGCTGAACGAAGTCGCCCAGCTTGCGCTGGAGCACGGCGTCCAGTTCATGGATACGCTGATCGGCCCCTACACCGGCCGCGCGCTGGCGCCGCTGGCCACCATCGACCTC
This window of the Dehalococcoidia bacterium genome carries:
- the lpdA gene encoding dihydrolipoyl dehydrogenase, producing MDEFDVAILGGGPGGYVAAIRAAQLKLKTALIERDEVGGICLNWGCIPSKALLRNAEILSLVHHATEYGIRADGVQADFGAAIDRSRGVVDRMVKGVQFLLRKHGVQTFKSTGTLRSPGEVELGDGQTLKAKQIILATGARARELPGIAIDSERVITSREALARKQLPASAVIIGAGPVGMEFAYVWRSYGTEITIVEALPHLLPQEDEEISAIAEKEFAKQGMTILTGAKVVSARAHANEGGAEVEVETAQGPQKLQAELALVGIGVQGNSDGLGLEALGVRVERSFVPVDATMATNVPGIYAIGDLTGPPLLAHVASAQGVNCVEIIAGLQPPALDYEQMPRATYCQPEVASIGLTEAQARERGLKFSIGRFPFRANGRALALAEPEGLVKLLAEQGSGDLLGVHLIGPGVTELLGELSLARSLEATPATLGYAVHAHPTLSEAVKEAALSARGEVIHAWQG
- the pdhA gene encoding pyruvate dehydrogenase (acetyl-transferring) E1 component subunit alpha, with protein sequence MTALPQSTVAEARPSDSQLVDFFHQMQLIRRFEERAAEQYTRRRIGGFLHLYVGEEAVAAGTIIRLRPDDYIVTHYRDHGHALARGLDPNAVMAELFGRSTGVSRGKGGSMHLYDADRHFLGGYAIVAGHLPIACGLGMACQAERNGRICLCIFGDGAVNEGEFHEALNLASLWKLPVIFLCENNLYGMGTALAAASATSELYKFAEAYHIPGARCDGMDVKDCYRAMGDALDHVRSGAGPYFLEAMTYRFRGHSMADPELYRSKEEVAQWRQKDPIVTLRDDLVARGVLSEQQAQQIEQRVEDEVEAAVEFAEHSPNPDPRELFTDIYAESSRSHVARHLRSAVGETTHAEATA
- a CDS encoding alpha-ketoacid dehydrogenase subunit beta; the encoded protein is MTMNLLTREAAEPAGAEAAADEPFAPEDAVEMTVRDAIALALREELIADEHVFLMGEDIGAYGGSYVVTKGFFDEFGDQRVRDTPIAESVIVGSAIGAAMGGLKPIVELMTINFSLLALDQIVNHAAKILYMSGGQVNVPIVLRMVTGGGSQLGAQHSQNLEAWYARVPGLKVVCPATPYDALGMMRNAIQEANPYIFVEHSLLYRNKGLVPKAYYTVPAGKSIVRRRGKDVTLVGYLRSAHLNLEAAEILAKDGIEAEVIDLRSLRPVDLEPVIASVQRTNRVVVSEDAWLTGGFSSEISCQVQERAFDFLDAPVQRVNGADVPAPYSRELEELAYPSTEDIVRAVRSVL
- a CDS encoding NUDIX domain-containing protein; this translates as MTTSSAGRLPGGALLLLVRDDGAVLLQHRDETPGIDYPGLWAIPGGAIEPGEEPLSAAVREIEEETGYRIVPEALKLIVARTDAKNGVPVPRHYFWAAYDGRQPVFCLEGQEMRWVTEAEAASLAFCPGHGEALRSYFDGEAAR
- a CDS encoding PAC2 family protein, with the translated sequence MPEPKPTPDANEEQRPRTRRRRAVAPSAAALQIERVPALREPVIVCAFAGWNDAAESATGAVKHLIERFHAPRFAGIDPEEFYVFTETRPTIKLVEGTQRELSWPANDFHYFRNSRSSRDLVLMAGREPALNWHSFTAAILELAGKVNARALVLLGGLLADVPHSRPVRVTGTTTNPEIFAQWPDLGVRRSRYEGPTGIVGVLSDACRGAGMPTASIWANVPHYINVSPNPKTLVALVRYVDQLFDLDLDLVELDNASARFERQVAEAVDQNPDVRRYVRMLEEQGEQADDEPVERPSGDLPSGAAIVEELEEFLRQRHQQDDDDDEDDDDE
- a CDS encoding 3-hydroxyacyl-CoA dehydrogenase family protein — protein: MATQTTPERALRRVVILGANGAMGAGSAALFAAGGCEVTLVARDIGKVEGALAAIQGIARSERIADAIEAMTYADGMATVLADCDLVFECLAEDMALKREILAAVDAARPADALVATVSSGLSIRALAEGRSAGFRSHFAGVHLYNPPHMMTGVELIPHPAMPAARRHTLAEQLSTRFGRQVVFCSDTPAFAGNRIGFRLLNEVAQLALEHGVQFMDTLIGPYTGRALAPLATIDLVGWDVHQAVVDNLRDNVQDEAAAAFVLPRYMERLLQRGHLGDKTPLLGGFRRRSVNDDGRVVREVLEPATGRYQPEAPPPRIPFAQEVADLHRRGRYAEGMQRFMDAAGPEAELARRVILGYVSYALNRVGPGEVVAGYQDVDRIMATGFNWAPPSALVDLIGLDRTIAALERCQLAVPEVLRAARRGELPTPLFRQPHMSAGRYFGGQ